A region of the Perca flavescens isolate YP-PL-M2 chromosome 15, PFLA_1.0, whole genome shotgun sequence genome:
GAGCAGGTGGGACGCTGCTGCCTTCGGCGCCGCCGAGACCTCTGTGACCGTAACATATTCTGATCCACAAATTCTTTAGCCCCTTTCTTCAGAAGAAGACAGGGGATGGGAAAAACAGCAATCAACAAGATAGAGCAAGTACTACATAATGCATGAATAGGTTAAATAATTGTGAGCTTGGCAAACCTGTAACAGGAAGCAGTCTACACCACATGGTTCAGTCTCAATGCGGATCTCCTTACTCTTCCTCTTATAAACATTGGGTGTAGCATGGAAAGCTTTgtgaaaagaaacaaacatatttttactCTCTATTGTACATCAGGTAGTTAATAGTTAGCAActgtaagtaaataagtaaatagaACATATGCTATTTATTTATCACAATCTCACTGGGAGTCAACAAACCTAAACTAAAATGAACCTACaggagaaataataataaataataataataataataataataataataataataataataataataataataaacataaataaagccATTACGGTGGAGGAAACAGTCGTATTTGAAGCAACGTCTGCAGAAGAGCGTGTGGAAGGAGTGTAACGACTGCTCCCGCTGTACAGACTTAGCAAAGGGTCCGTCGAGGTTGGGGGTGCAGAGTGGGGGCAGCTTCACCGGACTGGGGGGCTCTAGGAGGTCCTTGTACCTGTCGAAGTGACAGGGAGAGTTTTGGTAGACATATATAACTTGTTTTTAGTTCTTTTGCCACAGTATTAGCATGCTCATTTGAAGTTGGTGCTGGGTGAAGTTGTGGGTGTTTCTTTCTAAGTAAAGCTCTTTCAGATGCTGATGCAACTGCTCCTTTGAGTCAGAGAGCCTAAGAGGGAGACACCATTATTACTTTTCGTCCTGACAGCTTGCGTCTCCATGGTGAACACTAAGCAACGGCATGTTCAGCATTGTGCACATAGATTCCAAGTTTCACTGCACTTCTCTTACTTTTCCTTCAGCTCCTCCGTGGTGCCCTTGTAAGGGAACATTGAGGCGATGGCTGTAAATATGTTATCGTTGGGGACCTTCTTGCTGCTGGACAAGTCCCTCACTttgggagacagaaagagagtttgtTATACAAATATCCCAGTTTCCCCGCATCAGGTTTTGATACAGATTCACAAATAAAGCGTATGCAATATGTTCTTTTAATCATTTTGCAATGGTACAGACGTTTTCCCAATGCTCAAGGCCAGTTAGCAATAATATGTTCTGAAAACAGTTTTCAGGGAAAATCATGATCTAAAACAGACaatgtaattttaatttttcaGTATCTTTACTCATGGTCATGGACCCCTTATTCATTGATGTGTTTGTGAAAGACTGTGTGGCCAGGTGTGCTTCCATTTCACTATCACTAATTGTGTATACAGCCTAGTTTCCCATAACGCTTGGTGCAAAAGGTCATTAAGTTCTGTAATTAGAGCCAGGCCATATCAGTGTCATTGACAAACAGGTTCCCTCACACACAGTACCCATGCAGGGGACACAGGGGCAGCCTTAAAGTAAACAATGCCTGCTGTCGCAGGGCGCCCTTGTGGCAGCTGTATAGTGTAATGAAAGGAACAGTACCAGCCTTGTTCATGCTGCAGCCCTCTTGTTCTCTCACAGGACAAAATCTGAACGAGCAACTGCACAGCTGAAGACTTGCTCACCCTCTGTAgtgctcctcctcttcctcctgatgGATGCCACAGTACCAGGTTTGGTCTCTTCTGAACCCTCCACTGAGCTCCTCATCACTCTCTCGTCCTCCTTCTTTCCCGTCACCTCCGCCGTTGTCGCTGTCACCGCTGTCACCGCTGTCACCGCTGTCACCGCTGTCACCGCTGTCACCggtgcttcctcctcttcctcctcctcgtgGTCAGAGTACTGGCTCAGGGCCTCCACTAGCTCTTTGAAGACCTCGTCACTGATAAACCCCCCCTCTGGGACACAATTAACATGTCAGAATATGAAACAATGACATCAGCTGCATCATCAACACCAAAGTCCCAAGTGAATTTTGAAGTGATATAAAGTATGAAAGGCGTAGATTATGGGATCTGTTCAGACATCTTAATGGGACAGAGCATTCAACACACACCTCTGTCACCATGGACACCATCATAGTTGTCGATGAGTTCCTCCAGGAAGGCCTCATCCTGTTCTAGCACCTCGTCGCCCATGTATGGGATGTTGTGAAGGTACGTTTCGTCCTCCACCTAAGAAACAAAAACTCCCTTCAAGACAGGTATGCGACCAGCTGATGGTGCATATCAACCCACCACCTGTGATGCTTTTGAGGAACTAAAACCAAAAACGTAAAAATTACAAACAAGCAACAGTTCACAAGATATCCACATGTTCCTGCCTCTGGGCATTTCACAGTGGAACAAAGGTACACACATGAACTGGAAATATAAGAAATGTAAACCAAGTTAGGTTGCAAGAGAGCTTTTGCCagtaaaaactatatatttaaaaaaaaaaaaacactttcagtTTGATGATGTGTTCTTGAGTTTCTCCACTATATTCTATCCATTTAATCAACTCTGAATCATGCTATTTCCATTGAACACATGAACATCTTTAAAATTGGAATCAGGTGAATGAGTAAAATGATATATAGTGTGCTCTGCACCTGTAATAACACTGTAATTGCATCACCCACAACATGTGGTTTATGTCATACCATGAAGTTGTTCTGCAGAGGTGACCAGGAGTACATGAAGGGGATTCCTGCCACCGTTGACAAGGGTCTCATGGCAATGGCTTGAGCTTTGAATTCTGGGAAGCCAAACTCCACTGTACACATCTGCAAGAGAACCAGCAGTGGGTTGGGGTTGACAAGACAATAGAACAGTCCTAAGCATTATTGGACAATTTTATATAATCGAATGAACATTCTGCTCGACCCCCAACAGTGAATATAAACCAAGTAAACACAATAAAGCAGACCCTGACAGCACGTGGGAAGAGAAAAATACTGTCATGCCCTCAAGGTGTTTGTATCATGAGCTCCCACGGGGCCAGAGACCACTTTTAGGCTATATGATCCTTGCTTTGTCCTCAGATATTTTAGGAACACCTGACAACCAGGTGGGAATCAGAGCAGAACCTTGGTGGAGGTCAAGAGGACGCAGCATTATGGTGAGATGAGTTTTCTCACAAAACATTCACACTATAGTAATAGATTGGATTTCAAGTTAAGCCAGAGCAGCCTGGGCAGGAATAGGAACACAGGACAGTGCAGGCAGGGGTAGTATGTGAAGTTATGTGTTACAATGGCTATTAtttctctaacacacacacacacacacacacacacacacacacacacacacacacacacacacacacacacacacacacacacacacacacacacacacacaaagttaccCTGATGGTGAGAGAATTAAAACTTTCTATATTTGGTCATGTTGTAAACAAGGCTAGTTTGTAATGGTTGGATGGTTGACAGACAGGCCGACAGACACTCAGACAGGCAATTACCAGGGGCCCACTTCTAAGCTTTTCACGCAAAAACCCACATTTCATGcatacacactcaaacacacacacacacacacacacacacacacacacacacctttttgttGGCCTGAGCTCCACCAGACGTTGACAGAGGGATGGACTGAATCCTGAGCCTGGACCACTCTGCATTCAGGAGATCTGTCTGCTGTTCAATCTTTTGCCTGTTGGACATGAACAGGGTCTGGAATCAAACAGAACAAAGAGCATGTTACACATActgtaagacacacacagtgagtgCTGCATGTAGAACACACACCTACTGCAAGTCCCCCACACCATGCATACAGCACATAGGCagaaattgatttttttaagcAGCACTGTCAATAATTTTGTTGACTCACCTTGACCTCCTCTACTTTTTTAAGGCGTTTTAATTGGCGAAGGCGCATATACTCAGACTTGACCCTCCGTCTCCACTCTAGCAGGCTGCGGGAGGGCACAAAGGAGGGAAGCTGAGGTCTTGGGGTTGGTGGGGCAGCACCAGTGCCAGGGGCTGGAGATGCAGCAACTGTTTCCTCCATGACTCTTTAAAAAGACAGAGATACTATGTGGCACAGAACAGTCTATTGCATATTGTCAATTTAAGCCTTTAGATCCCAAAAGGTGTTTAAAAGGTAAAAGGaatattgcattttgtgtttgaatttccaaTAATATTCCTCCAAGGCTTTACAAAGTGTCTGTGGGACTCACTCAATAGTAAGTGTATAGTGAATTTATCAGTTTTCACCACCTATTCTATCACAATAATACACCTAATAGGTATTGGTATGCTCATAATTGCTAATATTGGTGTAATAAGCTATAAGTGGCTTTCTGTAATGTATGTTAAATAACTATATATTACTACAGTAAGTACAACATACTCTCTCCCTCTACCCCTCACAGACATTAAACTTCCCCATTCACTCACCCTCACTGGAAGTCTATCTGAAAGAGTGCCCTCTTCTGTTGGCAAAACAAAACTGACATTTAATGTAAAGCAATGCCTTCCACACTGGTGGTTTAAACTGCTTAGTGCAACACTGCcgttgcttctttttttaatcatggaAGGCAAGCGACcaaataataaacaaacaaattcaAATAAGTCTCTAATCATTTAACAGCACGGGGCACACATTGCTCAGGAGTGGGCGTGCCTCTTCAGAAAAACAATATGAAGCGGAGCAGAAAAGTGCGTAGTACAGTTTTTCTGTGTTTCATAAGCACCTGAGTGAACATCAACTTCCCTATCGGAGATAAAACAGAATCAAAAATaagtacaaagacaaaactGAGCTCGGGAAACTGCTACAGTGCATTTTTTTCTGGTTTATGAGTCGTGCACATTTCAGCCACAGCTATGAAGTGCGCAACGTCCTGTAGCTGCAACCCCGATGAGACAGTAtccatttaaatgtttaacacTTTAAAGACGTGCGCACCGCGAACACCACAATGACAGCACGTTATTCCAGCGGACGCGTGTGCACGTCTACCTCTATATCCAGTGTCGCAGTTATTAAATACCTTCAAATCCACGGCTTGTGTCCTATTTGTTGCGAAGAGAATGCAACGCGAAGTccctttctgtttttgtttttgtttttttacagttgaGCGATCCGGAGCAATTAAAGACTGTCTTTCCTATGGATCTGACGCAGATATCGTCTCCGCACGGCGAGGGAATCTCAGAGAAATCCCTACGTTATCCATGGGCATGGTgctggtggttgttgttgttgtagtagcTTACAAATAGCTTACAAATAATGCGTACTTGGCTTTGTCGAACCAACCCGAGCAGGAATGTGACGTCTTAAAATGATCACTGCCTTTCGTAGCAGAGGAGGATGTATTACTATTCTGCGTCCTGGAAATAAATAGCGTGGAGCAGCAGCCTCAGCACAGCCatttacacgcacacacaggaaCTGATGCAACTGTCCAGGCAAGAGTGCTAGATCGCCATCTAAATGCGTGAGGGCACGACGCTCTATGGGTTTGATCGGCGTAATAATGCAAcgttttaaataaagaaacgAATCTCGCAGGCATATTTTTTAGTGATTTTTGAAATAGCAAACCACATACACAGGAACACCGGGATATAAATTCACATAATAGGACTAATTACCCCGATTGCGCTGATTGTGTTGATGAAATAAACTGTCCAAAAATATTAGGAATGAAAAATGATCGATAATTGAAAACTCCCACAGTGGAATTCTATCAGATGGAAAATAGTTCAGTTGTTGTTCTGCACTCCTCCTCCAGGGAGAGCTCGTCGCATTTTATCCTCCGTTTTTAGAGAAAGGACTGAATGACCTCGGGCCACTGATGACATCACGTAGCCTACTCTACGGAAAATCCTAATTTAGCCAACTTCAGTTGAAAAACTGATAAAAGCACGTTTTTGGTTTGTATTAAATTTATAGAAATGATCGACCTGATGGGAAGAAGGAGCAGCATAATTTGAAGCCATCATAACaatatacaaatatttaaagtgACAGTGTGAAAACAGGACATAGcctacttattttttatttttatttttatatatatttttattagccTACTATAGCTATTTCCATATAACTCAAATGATGCATGTTATATAAAAAAGATGTCCATGACTACTGAAGACTGAAGAGGTATTGCGGCCTCTTCTGAACTCCTCACACGTTTTGGCTGTTTAAGATAAGATTTGAcaatatttttgtcaatatatatttttttattcctcaagACAGTTTCCATGACTATAAAGAAAAGGGGTGAATGCATGTATCTACGTTAAAGGGTAGGTAAATGGGTCTCTGGTATGAAGATAGATCTTAAAACAGGGAACCTGACTCAATATTCTGtttcattttctattattaTATTCTATATTAAACTTAAGCTTTAATATAAGCCTTTGGTGCCCTTGTGGAAAAGGACCTAGCCCTTCAATTATTCAGTAAAAAAACATGGctctatttatttacttatttataatAGGTTGTTTCAATGTTGTGGATGTACAGTATAAGGGCAACATGTCAAATATCAATTTAgggatttaaaatgtaatcctGCATCCTATCCCACAGGCTGTAAATATATGGATGCTTTTTATTCGTTTAATATTCACAACAAGTTAAatttatttgtagtttattaTTGTATGTATTAACTCTTAACGGTTAAAAGGAAACCACGTGAATGCTACTCCTCTGGCACACAAGATGACACTGTTCAGCTAATTTTCACCCCATAACACAACATGTGCTCATACACATATGTCTAATTTGGATGAAGAAATCTGGCTTGACATGGTTTGGTCTGATATCATGCTATACCAGCATGACTGCCTCAGTGTGTTTCTCTCTAATCAGCATGCTGTAGTTGATCTTTTCTGTTCTCTGGTGCTGTTTATGCCGTGCAATTCCTGGTTAGTAATTATGCATTCAGCGAGCAAAAGCATCTCAGATGATACAGCATGTTTGGCGTGTCTACAGTGGTATTTGAAGTAGCCTAACTCATGCCATGTTGATACCGACCTTTCAAacaaaagcaaacacacacaggaagataAACTTGTGGAGCTGTTATCAGCAGGAAGTATTTAATTCTGTATGATGTAAGCAGTATGTGTTGGTCTTTGCATCTATCATTGTGGGGACTCATGTCTCCAAATAGGTGCAGCTTTTATGATCTGTGACAATGGCTTAGAGATGATAAAATACTTACTGCAAGCAATTTCAAAtattatatgtacagtatgtagtatttatttttattatatttattattcatAGAAAATTGATAGTGCTCAAGGtgttcttgagcaaggcaccgaacccccaactgctcggggcgcctttctatgggcagccccctcactcattattattattattattattatgtgccAACTAAACATTTCACTTATCCTGTCTTTAacagaacattttaaacatgtcaAGCTCTTCCTTACAGGTACATCTATTCAGCTATTTAACTCACTCATACTGAAAGTTTGATGCAGATGTATTAGtttgtgggattttttttaaatgcagtcaGTTATATATAAAAACTGGCCTCCTTTTTCTGACATAAAATATGGAAGCAAGCTAGCTGGCTCTCTCCGAAGTCCAGCAGCTGAGAAAGAGAACATTCTTCAGTGACGTGAATGAGTGAATCAGTCTCATACTGGAGATCCCTGCCACCTCTCTTTACCACAGAGGCTCCGTGTGACGTCAGACACAGAGTTGGTGGGAAGGGGATGCTTGTAATCAGCACTTATGTTGTAACACAGCACAGCACTCACCAGCAGTGATATACTATAGTCTCATGCtttacagcaacaaaaacagaaagtcataaaagtctGTTTATATGTCTCGGGGAGTACTACTGCATATGTGAATAAAgttgtataaagccttttgtggcttCAGGGAACCGTGCGAAATGTGTTGCCTTAAGTGATGTCATTTGAGTCAGCGATTGTTGGGACTAAAGTCTGCAAGTTTAAAAATCTGGCAGTGAGAAGTTAAAAAGAAGTGAATTTACCAGATCTCCAGATATCTTTCCAGCTCCTCCTACTATCAGCATAACACCCAAATCTTCAACCAAACTCTCTGTggttgagttgcattgtgggtaatgtaggcgccaGGTATTGACAAGGAATTGActgtgtggaataaaaaaagacaatatctctggttctgctggaTCAATTTTGATTGAGTActcttttaaaatgccatacaAAGCAGCACAACTTATTGTTTGTACTTTTTGTCATTAACTGCTATTTTTGAGTAAAGAAACCCAATATCTCATATTTGCAGAAACGGTAAGTAACTGTATTTAACAACCATGCATTTCTCTTATGCTGTGAGTTGGCTTCATGGCTCCTGGTGATAAAATTCACTCAACACAAAATTACTATTCCAAGTTACATTTCAAGCgaaaacatgcaaaacataaaaaagaagtTGTCAGATATTCAAATATCAGCATGAATCCTTTCGGTCCAATACGGCTCACACGCTGTTAGTCCACTTAGTGTGTGAACCCATTATTGACATCTAAATATTGCCTGTATTGATTAAATTATGAATCAaaggtagagacagagagtaagagagagagacaaaaagagagggTGGGGCTCTCCCcaacttctctctttctgtttgaaAACAGAGGGTGGGATGAGAGAAAGAaatagataaagagagagagagagagagagagataatgaGTGATGGTGGTACACCAGTGGACCACAGTAGTTCTAACCTGATCAGAGGCTCTCTGTCCCATTGTGTGAATCCGCCCATCCTAGGAAATGAGGGCTTCCTGTTGTTTTATAGAGCCTTCCTGCAAAAAGGTTGAGATATGTAATCCCTACCCACCAGGGAAGACAGGCAGAACGTTGTCAGGCAAAATGACAGCCACTAGCTTCTCACTTATGTTTTCTTGGTCTTTTGTGACTCTTCTCATCTGGGGTAAGTAGAGGATTTATACTGTTCATTTCTTCACTCTTGTGATATAACTTCTTTTTTTGCCCTCTAGCTCACCTCTCAAGAGTAATGCTTAGAGGCTTTCAGTGATTGAGTGGCTTTTAGAAAGGAGCTTAGCGGGTCTGGTGGTTGAGTTTTACACTTAAACAGTTTGGTTTAAGGGTCATAGAGTGACCAAGCAGcaacacatttgttttaaaaaaaagatgatgctgtagaatagttgttgagatatttgtagtttattttgtgaATCATGCTGTTCTAATGATTTGCTCCTGTTTATTAAATATGTTCTTTGGTCTTTGTGGAAGGGGAATGTAACGTAAGTTTAAATGTCCTTGAGTTGAAAGATTTCCTCAAAGGAATGGCAGACAAAGGGAGGATGCATTGACCTGTTCACTCCCTACAGTTTACTCGTGGTTATTTCCTTTACCTCCTCTACGTTCACAAGTTCTGAAATTGGTATACAGAGGATTATGTatcataattcaattaaatcatttctttatttaatttcactTACAGCAGGATGCACAACAGTGGTTTGTCTGGTTGATGTAAAGTTAGCGAAACAACCGTCCACTACGATAGGTAGGCTATGTGtattttgaattaaaaaaataaaacaaaaataatacatgACCACAATTACTTGGACTAACATGACCTATTTTCTCTACAGGGTATCACTCAACAGAAACGATGGTTGCCAGTAagtttacaactttttttttatacacttATAACTGATAATACAGTGTCTCCctaacaaattaaatttgcaAATGGTCAGGTTTTGATTTAATCTCTTAGCAGAAATACATGAATCCTATTTACATGTTCTATATTTTACAGTTACAAATAGtgtattatatattaaattatatatttgtgtgGATGGGGGATTGTTTTGGATCCATTCCTTAAACTCATTTGCTTGGCCTGGAACTGACAAACAGAAAGCAGAGCACAGAGATCCTGGTTTCTGCCAAGATCTCCTTGCGTGTACTATCATGAGAATCCAAGACAAACTCCTGGGGAGGTCTCTACCAGTGAGGAGTCAACAGCAGTAGACACAAGGCCCatagtggtttgggttaaagGTTAACTCAAACCTCATTATGAGCAGACCCCACCTGGCTCAACTTCCTGAATTTGTTCGTCATTCACCCCATGCAACGTCTGTGATCAACACATGAACTTTGGGTTGTGAAACAACTGGAACTTTGGAGCAGCGCCCCTTTCACTGTTCCTCCTCCTGtgccttccttttttttctttcccctcACTGTCCCCCACTCCTTCCCCCGCCAACTCCCCCCAACTCTG
Encoded here:
- the ezh1 gene encoding histone-lysine N-methyltransferase EZH1 isoform X1; amino-acid sequence: MEETVAASPAPGTGAAPPTPRPQLPSFVPSRSLLEWRRRVKSEYMRLRQLKRLKKVEEVKTLFMSNRQKIEQQTDLLNAEWSRLRIQSIPLSTSGGAQANKKMCTVEFGFPEFKAQAIAMRPLSTVAGIPFMYSWSPLQNNFMVEDETYLHNIPYMGDEVLEQDEAFLEELIDNYDGVHGDREGGFISDEVFKELVEALSQYSDHEEEEEEEAPVTAVTAVTAVTAVTAVTATTAEVTGKKEDERVMRSSVEGSEETKPGTVASIRRKRRSTTEVRDLSSSKKVPNDNIFTAIASMFPYKGTTEELKEKYKDLLEPPSPVKLPPLCTPNLDGPFAKSVQREQSLHSFHTLFCRRCFKYDCFLHPFHATPNVYKRKSKEIRIETEPCGVDCFLLQKGAKEFVDQNMLRSQRSRRRRRQQRPTCSSFPGPSASAEEGKEGYSDHETTSSSEGNSRCQTPTKMRLRDDEGEQQASCVVQWNGAEESLFRVLHGTYFNNFCSIARLIGTKNCKEVYEFAVKEVLIHRVPLVDGGIEPQKKKRKHRLWAKIQLKKDNLSNQVYNYQPCDHPDHPCDSSCPCVMTQNFCEKFCQCAHECQNRFPGCRCKTQCNTKQCPCYLAVRECDPDLCMTCGTADHWDNKAISCKNCSIQRGLKKHLLLAPSDVAGWGTFIKESVQKNEFISEYCGELISQDEADRRGRIYDKYMSSFLFNLNKDFVVDATRKGNKIRFANHSVNPNCYAKVVMVNGDHRIGIFAKRAILQGEELFFDYRYSQADALKYVGIERERHIADEFL
- the ezh1 gene encoding histone-lysine N-methyltransferase EZH1 isoform X2, translated to MEETVAASPAPGTGAAPPTPRPQLPSFVPSRSLLEWRRRVKSEYMRLRQLKRLKKVEEVKTLFMSNRQKIEQQTDLLNAEWSRLRIQSIPLSTSGGAQANKKMCTVEFGFPEFKAQAIAMRPLSTVAGIPFMYSWSPLQNNFMVEDETYLHNIPYMGDEVLEQDEAFLEELIDNYDGVHGDREGGFISDEVFKELVEALSQYSDHEEEEEEEAPVTAVTAVTAVTAVTAVTATTAEVTGKKEDERVMRSSVEGSEETKPGTVASIRRKRRSTTEVRDLSSSKKVPNDNIFTAIASMFPYKGTTEELKEKYKDLLEPPSPVKLPPLCTPNLDGPFAKSVQREQSLHSFHTLFCRRCFKYDCFLHPFHATPNVYKRKSKEIRIETEPCGVDCFLLQKGAKEFVDQNMLRSQRSRRRRRQQRPTCSSFPGPSASAEEGKEGYSDHETTSSSEGNSRCQTPTKMRLRDDEGEQQASCVVQWNGAEESLFRVLHGTYFNNFCSIARLIGTKNCKEVYEFAVKEVLIHRVPLVDGGIEPQKKKRKHRLWAKIQLKKDNLSNQVYNYQPCDHPDHPCDSSCPCVMTQNFCEKFCQCAHECQNRFPGCRCKTQCNTKQCPCYLAVRECDPDLCMTCGTADHWDNKAISCKNCSIQRGLKKHLLLAPSDVAGWGTFIKESVQKNEFISEYCGELISQDEADRRGRIYDKYMSSFLFNLNKDFVVDATRKGNKIRFANHSVNPNCYAKVVMVNGDHRIGIFAKRAILQGEELFFDYRYSQADALKYVGIEREVDMT
- the ezh1 gene encoding histone-lysine N-methyltransferase EZH1 isoform X3, whose protein sequence is MEETVAASPAPGTGAAPPTPRPQLPSFVPSRSLLEWRRRVKSEYMRLRQLKRLKKVEEVKTLFMSNRQKIEQQTDLLNAEWSRLRIQSIPLSTSGGAQANKKMCTVEFGFPEFKAQAIAMRPLSTVAGIPFMYSWSPLQNNFMVEDETYLHNIPYMGDEVLEQDEAFLEELIDNYDGVHGDREGGFISDEVFKELVEALSQYSDHEEEEEEEAPVTAVTAVTAVTAVTAVTATTAEVTGKKEDERVMRSSVEGSEETKPGTVASIRRKRRSTTEVRDLSSSKKVPNDNIFTAIASMFPYKGTTEELKEKYKDLLEPPSPVKLPPLCTPNLDGPFAKSVQREQSLHSFHTLFCRRCFKYDCFLHPFHATPNVYKRKSKEIRIETEPCGVDCFLLQKGAKEFVDQNMLRSQRSRRRRRQQRPTCSSFPGPSASAEEGKEGYSDHETTSSSEGNSRCQTPTKMRLRDDEGEQQASCVVQWNGAEESLFRVLHGTYFNNFCSIARLIGTKNCKEVYEFAVKEVLIHRVPLVDGGIEPQKKKRKHRLWAKIQLKKDNLSNQVYNYQPCDHPDHPCDSSCPCVMTQNFCEKFCQCAHECQNRFPGCRCKTQCNTKQCPCYLAVRECDPDLCMTCGTADHWDNKAISCKNCSIQRGLKKHLLLAPSDVAGWGTFIKESVQKNEFISEYCGELISQDEADRRGRIYDKYMSSFLFNLNKDFVVDATRKGNKIRFANHSVNPNCYAKVVMVNGDHRIGIFAKRAILQGEELFFDYR